The genomic window TCAGGGCAAAGCCGTCGCGGTTGTTGTCGTGGCCCGAATACTTCTGGTACAGCCACGGCAGGTTCGCCGCCTCGTGCTCGGTGCCGACGTACTTCATGTACCAGTCGGCGATCATCTGCGTGCCGTCCGGGTTGATCGACGGCATCACGATGCTGATCACGTTGTCCAGCATGCGCGTGGCTTCCTCGTCGGTCCGCGTGATGCTGTCAAACACGAACTCCGCCGCCGTCTGCGACGCGGCCACCTCGTTCGAGTGCAGCGCGAACGACTGAATCACCACCGCCTTGGCGCCGGTGACGAGCTTGCGGGCCTCACCCTCCGACAGGCCGCGCGGGTCGGCCAGGCGCGCGTTCGCCGCGCGCAACTGCTCGAGGCGGGCCAGGTTGGCGGGCGACGAGATGAAGATCGCCAGATAGGGCCGGCCTTCGCTGCTCTTGCCGAGCTCGACGACCTTCAGCTTGTTCGAGGTCTTCGCCAGCAACTGGTAGTACTCATGCAGCTGGTCCCAGTTGGCGAGCTTGCGATCGGCACCCATCTGGAAGCCGAAGAACTTCTCGGGCGAGGTGACGGCCGCAGGCGCAGCCGATTGCGCCTGGATTGTCGGTGTTTGTATTGAGGCGCCCGCGGCAAGCAGCGCGAGTAGAACGAGGGTGGTGCGAATGCTGGCTTTCATAGCGAGCATTCTCGGACAGGAGCTCATGAGATCAGAAGAAGAATCTTCTTCTGACCTCCTGGTCTCCTGTGAATGGCTCGCTAGTCGGGTTCGCCGACGACCTCGAGTTCGTCGCCGTTTTCTGCAGGTCCCGGCTCGGGCTCGGCGCCGGCGGCCGACGCCTTCTTCCGCCTGGGGCGGATGTCGTACCGCTTGATCATCTCGTTCAGCGTCGTCGGCTTGATGCGCAGCAACTCGGCCGCGCGCTTCTGCACGCCGCCGGCGGCCTCGAGCGCCGATTCGATCCACTGGCGCTCGTAGGCAACCGTCACTTCCTTCAACGAGACGCCTTCGACCGGCATCACCACGTGCGGGATCTGGAACGACGGGCTCTTGCGCACCTGGTCGGGGATGAGTTCGGTGCCGATGCGCTGCCCGGTCGCCAGCACCACCGCGCGTTCGATCACGTTCTCCAGCTCGCGGACGTTGCCCGGCCAGTCGTACTCCATCAACAGGTCGAGCGCTTCCGGCGCCACCTCGATGTTCTTGCGGCCGTTCTCTTCGCCGTACTTGTCGAGGAAGTGCTGGACCAGCAGCGGAATGTCGTCGCGGCGCTCGCGCAGCGCCGGCAGGTGAATGCTGATCACGTGCAGGCGATAGTAGAGGTCCTCGCGGAAGCGGCCCTCTTCCATCTCGTGCTTCAGGTCGACGTTGGTTGCGGCGACGATGCGGACGTCGACCTTGATGGTTTCCATGCCGCCCAGGCGCATGAACTCGCGTTCCTGCATCACGCGCAGCAGCTTCGCCTGCGTCTCGATCGGCACGTTGCCGATCTCATCGAAGAAGATCGTGCCCTTGTCGGCCAGGTCGAACATGCCCTTCTTGGGATACACCGCGCCGGTAAACGCGCCCTTGACGTGGCCGAAGAGGGTCGACTCGAGCAGGTCGGGCGGCAGGTTGCCCGAGTTGACCGCGACGAACGAGCGGTCGCTGCGCGCCGAATTCTGGTGAATGGCGCGGGCGACCAGTTCCTTACCGGTGCCGCTTTCGCCGGTAATCAGGATGGTCGAGCGGCTCGGCGCCGCCTGGATGATCAGGTCGAACACCTGCTTCATCCGGCTGCTCTTGCCGATGATGCCCGAGAACTTGTGGTAGCGCGCCTGCAGGTTCTGCTTGAGCGCCACGTTCTCGGCCACCAGCTGGCGGCGCTCGACGGCGTTGCGCAACACCACCAGCACTTCGTCGTTCTTGAACGGCTTGGTGATGTAGTCGAACGCGCCCTTCTTCATGGCCGCGATCGCGCTTTCCATCGAGGCGTAGGCGGTCACCATCAGCACCGGCAGGTCATCGTCGTGCTTCTTGATCTCGTCCAGCACCTGCATGCCGTCGAGGCCGGGCATCATCACGTCGACGATCACCGCGTCGAACGGCAGCGACTTGGCCAGCTCGAGCCCTTCCTGCCCGCCCGACGCCAGTCGCACGCTGTAGCCCTCGCGCTCGAGGAGCGTCCCCAGGATGTCGCGCATCACCTCTTCGTCGTCGATGACCAGTACTGACGCATTCCGTCGCATGGTTAGTGTCCCCTTCGACTCGCACGAGCGGATGGATCATCCGCTCGTGCTTGCTCAGGGCAAGCTGCGAATCGGATCTCGAATCGGGTGCCGGTGCCGGGCGTGCTGTCACACTGGATGGTGGCCTCGTGCTCGCGCACGATGCCGTAGGTAATCGACAACCCGAGCCCGGTGCCCTGGCCAATGGGCTTGGTCGTGAAGAACGGGTCGTAAATGCGGGCCAGGTGCTCTGCGGCAATGCCACTGCCGGTGTCGGCCACCTCGGCCACCACCTCCCGGCCGTCGGTGCGGGTCGAAATGGTCAGCCAGCCGCCGCTGTTCATGGCGTCGCGGGCGTTGAGGAAGAGGTTGAGGAACACCTGCTGCAGCTTGAACTCGAAGCCGATCACGCGGACCGGCTCGGCATGAAGCTCGCGGCGCACCTTGATGCTGCCCTTCTCGAACTGGTGCTCGAGCAGCGACAGCACGTCGGCAATGACCACATTGAGATCGACGACAGTGCGCTCGGATTGTTCCGCGGCGCTCGGCCGCGACAGGTTGAGCAGGCCGTTCACGATGCGGGCGGCGCGGAAGGTCTGCTTTTCGATCTTCTCCAGCACAGGCGTGCGCGGATCCGCCGGGTCGGCACCCTCGAGCAGCATCTGGGTGTAGCTGGAAATGCCGGTCAGCGGCGTGTTGACCTCATGGGCCACACCGGCCGCCAGCAGGCCGAGCGACGCCATCTTCTCCGAGATGCGCAGCTGCTCCTCCATCTGCGAACGCTCGGTGATGTCCTCGAAGATCACGATGGTGCCGGCCTGCGAGCCGCCGGCCAGGGCCTGCAGCGGCACCGTGGTCACGTTGACCAGCAGGCGGGCGCCGTCGACGCCGTTACGGGCCAGCAGCGGGACGCGGAAAATAGTGGTGCCGTCGGGCTGGTCGCGACGCGCCGCGTTGAGCAATTCGATGACATGCGCGTCGAACAGGCGGTCGAGATGCTGGCCGAGCACGGCCGCGCGCCGCGGACCATACAGGCGCTCGAGCGCCGCGTTCCAGCGCACCACGTGGTCGCCCGGCCCCATCACCAACAGGCCATCGTCGAGCGACTCGAGGATGTTCTCGTTGAAGGCGTGGAGCCGGTCGAGTTCCGACGCCTTGAGGTGCAACTGCCGATAGAGACGGCCGTTCTCGATGGCGGTCGCGGCCTGCGCGGCGACGGCAGTCACGAGCGCCGTGTCTTCGCTGCTGAGCGGCTCGCCGCTGGCGCGGCGGCCGAGCGCGAGCACGGCAATCGCGGTGTCCTTGGTGATGCAGGGGACGAAGTAGAAGATGCCGGCATCGCGCCAGAACTCCACCTCTTCGGCGGTGAATCGGGTTGCCGCCAGCGGGTCGTCCAGGCGCACAGTGTGCGAGCTGTTCAAGCGCGTGCCGACCCCGGACGCGCCCGACAACCGCGGCGGCGCCGATTCGAAGCCGGCGTGGCTGATCACGTCGAAATCGCCGGCGTCGTTGGCCAGCAGGAACGCCATGCGATCCAGCTCGATGGTCTCGCGCACGCGCGTGACGAGGCGATCGGCCAGGCGGTTGAGATCGAGGTCGCTGTTCAACTCGCCGGCGAAGCTCACCAGCGCGCGGCGGTAGTCGTAGCGGTCGCGGTAGAAGGCGCGATCAATCGCCCGCTGCAACCCCTCCTTTACCGGCTTGGCCAGCAGGATCACGACCACGGTGGCCAGGAAGGCGATCACCCAGCGGTGCTGCGACTCGCCGTCGAGCATCTCGTTGCCAGACGCGCGCAGGATCAGCACGTAGATCGCAACGATGGCGGCCACCGCGGAAATGTAGACCAGCAGGCGCTTGAGGATGATCTCCACGTCCATCAGGCGATAGCGGATGATGGCCGAGGCAAACGCCAGCGGAATGAGGCCCAGCGGCACCGCCGACAGCTCCATCGGAATGGAGGGATCGGCACCAAGGGCAAACGGCACGGCGTAGCCAAGCGCAAACGGCACGGCGCCAAGGGCAGTGCCCCACACGATCCAGCGCAGCTGGCGCTTCACCGTGACCGAGCGCGCGCGCGACAGCGCGCGCAGCAGCACCGCGAGGCCCGCGGCGCCAAACCCGGCGAGGTAGACGTACTCGAGCCGATCGAGCAGCGTGACGACCCTGATGAAGTACTCGGGATCGACACTTGACCGCAGCACCGCCAGCGTGCGCGTGGCGCCCAGCACCGCACCCGGCAGGTAAATGGCCGGCAGCCAGCGCGCCAGCGTGGCCGAGTAACCAGGCATGTGCGGGCGCTCGGGGAACACCAGCGTGAAATGCAGGAACAGCGCCGGCAGCACGCTGAGCGCGATCACATCGCCCCAGTAGAAGACCCAGTCAACGCGATCGAGCCGGCCGCTGAACGAGAACGTGAACACGCCGAAGAACGCCACCGACAGCCAGAAGAAGTGCAGCGTGGCCTGGTCGGTCGGCCGGCGCGCGCGGACCGCCGCACCCACCAGCAAGGTGAAGATGCCGACTGCGGCCAGCACGTAGTAGAACAAGCCGGTGCCGCTCGGCATGGGCGCCAGCGAGACGGTCGCAATCTGATGGGAGCCCAGCCTGAGCAACGTGTACAAATGCCGCTCGCCCGCGTTGGCGCCGTGCTGCAACGCCAGCACGTCCTGGCGGCCGTCCACCGGCTGGTTGTTAATCGCGAGCAGGATGTCGCCGGGGCGAACCCCGGCGCGGCTGGCCGCGGACGGCGACGCCACTTCGGCGGCGACCACGCCGACCGCGCGCTCGACCCACAGCACGCCGTCTTCAACTTCGGTCGAGGTCGCGCGCGAGACGACGTTGGCCAACCCCAGCACCAACAGGCCGAGCGTCACCGCAATCGGCAACGCGGTTTGCCGCCACTCACGCCACCAGGATTCCGGGTCGGAAACGGGCATGGCCGTCGTTGGTTCAGTGTTACCTAACAAGACAGGGCTATCCGGCGAATTTACAGCAAACCCCATACCACGAGCTCGGCCGCGAACAGGCGGCTAAACAGTTGATAAATAAGCCTTTTCCAGCCCAGGCGCGAACCAGGTGGTCTAACTATCCAACCATGTGGTGGTTCGATCCAAAACTTAGTATGCGCCGAATATGGGCGAAAATCCTGACCTCATGTTCAGCGAGCCTCGCTGATAGGATTCGCCCATGTTCCTCCTCTACGGCGCCACCGGGTTCGTCGGGGAGGCAATCGCCCGCCTCGCCGCCGACACCGGCCTGCGGCCCGTCCTCGCCGGCCGTAACCCCGGACAACTCGCCGCGCTGGCCACCGAACTCGGTCTCGAACACCGCGTGTTCGACCTCGGCCCGAACATCGATCGGTTTCTCGACGATGTGAAGGTGGTGCTGCACTGCGCCGGACCGTACATCCACACCTTCAAGCCGATGGTCGAAGCGTGCCTCCGCACACGCACGCACTATCTCGACCTCACCGGCGAGATCCCCGTGTACGAAGGCATCGCCGCCCTCGATGGCGACGCATTGAGGCAGGGCGTCATGCTGCTGCCAGGCGTCGGCTTCGACGTGGTGCCCACCGATTGCCTGGCGCTCCACCTGAAGCAGCGCCTGCCTTCGGCCACGCGCTTGACGCTGGCCTTCCGCACGCAGGGGCCCGGCGGGCTCCCACCGGGAACACAGCGCACCATGATCGAGCTGCTTCCGTACGGCAACCGCGTGCGGCGCAACGGACGGCTCGAGGTCCCCGAACGCGGCGTGAAGACCCGCATGATCGACTTTGGCGACGGCCCTGTCGAGGCGACGCGGCTGACATGGGGCGATGTCTTCATGGCGTACCACAGCACCGGCATTCCCGACATCGAGGACTACGCCTTGCTGCCTGAGTCGGCGCGGCGGCAGATGGCGAAGCTGGACTACCTGCGGCCGCTCTTCAGGATCCCGATGCTGCGCGCGCTGTTGAAGCGCGGCGTGCGACCGGGGCCAGGCGCCGAGCAGCGCGCGCGCACCATCACTCACGTCTGGGGTGAAGTGGAAGACGATCGCGGCTCGCGCGCCACCGCGCGCCTTCACGGTCCCGAAGCCGGCGTCGTCTGGACCGGGCGCGCCGCGTTGGCCGCGGTGCGGAAGGTCTTGAGCGGCAATGCGCCGGCTGGTTTTCAAACACCGGCCAAGGCCTACGGCGCGGATTTCGTGTTGGAGTGCGAGGGGGTGACCCGCGAGGATGTCGCATAGGGCTCGCCAGGAGGCGCGCAGCGCCGAGCCCTA from Acidobacteriota bacterium includes these protein-coding regions:
- a CDS encoding sigma-54 dependent transcriptional regulator, with the translated sequence MRRNASVLVIDDEEVMRDILGTLLEREGYSVRLASGGQEGLELAKSLPFDAVIVDVMMPGLDGMQVLDEIKKHDDDLPVLMVTAYASMESAIAAMKKGAFDYITKPFKNDEVLVVLRNAVERRQLVAENVALKQNLQARYHKFSGIIGKSSRMKQVFDLIIQAAPSRSTILITGESGTGKELVARAIHQNSARSDRSFVAVNSGNLPPDLLESTLFGHVKGAFTGAVYPKKGMFDLADKGTIFFDEIGNVPIETQAKLLRVMQEREFMRLGGMETIKVDVRIVAATNVDLKHEMEEGRFREDLYYRLHVISIHLPALRERRDDIPLLVQHFLDKYGEENGRKNIEVAPEALDLLMEYDWPGNVRELENVIERAVVLATGQRIGTELIPDQVRKSPSFQIPHVVMPVEGVSLKEVTVAYERQWIESALEAAGGVQKRAAELLRIKPTTLNEMIKRYDIRPRRKKASAAGAEPEPGPAENGDELEVVGEPD
- a CDS encoding ATP-binding protein; this translates as MPVSDPESWWREWRQTALPIAVTLGLLVLGLANVVSRATSTEVEDGVLWVERAVGVVAAEVASPSAASRAGVRPGDILLAINNQPVDGRQDVLALQHGANAGERHLYTLLRLGSHQIATVSLAPMPSGTGLFYYVLAAVGIFTLLVGAAVRARRPTDQATLHFFWLSVAFFGVFTFSFSGRLDRVDWVFYWGDVIALSVLPALFLHFTLVFPERPHMPGYSATLARWLPAIYLPGAVLGATRTLAVLRSSVDPEYFIRVVTLLDRLEYVYLAGFGAAGLAVLLRALSRARSVTVKRQLRWIVWGTALGAVPFALGYAVPFALGADPSIPMELSAVPLGLIPLAFASAIIRYRLMDVEIILKRLLVYISAVAAIVAIYVLILRASGNEMLDGESQHRWVIAFLATVVVILLAKPVKEGLQRAIDRAFYRDRYDYRRALVSFAGELNSDLDLNRLADRLVTRVRETIELDRMAFLLANDAGDFDVISHAGFESAPPRLSGASGVGTRLNSSHTVRLDDPLAATRFTAEEVEFWRDAGIFYFVPCITKDTAIAVLALGRRASGEPLSSEDTALVTAVAAQAATAIENGRLYRQLHLKASELDRLHAFNENILESLDDGLLVMGPGDHVVRWNAALERLYGPRRAAVLGQHLDRLFDAHVIELLNAARRDQPDGTTIFRVPLLARNGVDGARLLVNVTTVPLQALAGGSQAGTIVIFEDITERSQMEEQLRISEKMASLGLLAAGVAHEVNTPLTGISSYTQMLLEGADPADPRTPVLEKIEKQTFRAARIVNGLLNLSRPSAAEQSERTVVDLNVVIADVLSLLEHQFEKGSIKVRRELHAEPVRVIGFEFKLQQVFLNLFLNARDAMNSGGWLTISTRTDGREVVAEVADTGSGIAAEHLARIYDPFFTTKPIGQGTGLGLSITYGIVREHEATIQCDSTPGTGTRFEIRFAACPEQARADDPSARASRRGH
- a CDS encoding saccharopine dehydrogenase NADP-binding domain-containing protein — protein: MFLLYGATGFVGEAIARLAADTGLRPVLAGRNPGQLAALATELGLEHRVFDLGPNIDRFLDDVKVVLHCAGPYIHTFKPMVEACLRTRTHYLDLTGEIPVYEGIAALDGDALRQGVMLLPGVGFDVVPTDCLALHLKQRLPSATRLTLAFRTQGPGGLPPGTQRTMIELLPYGNRVRRNGRLEVPERGVKTRMIDFGDGPVEATRLTWGDVFMAYHSTGIPDIEDYALLPESARRQMAKLDYLRPLFRIPMLRALLKRGVRPGPGAEQRARTITHVWGEVEDDRGSRATARLHGPEAGVVWTGRAALAAVRKVLSGNAPAGFQTPAKAYGADFVLECEGVTREDVA